In the Dermochelys coriacea isolate rDerCor1 chromosome 23, rDerCor1.pri.v4, whole genome shotgun sequence genome, tcagaagtgcctaaggaGGAACTTTGGGATTTGGGCCACAATGAAGGCACAGATGATGTGGTGGCAGGAATGAGGACTGAAATGAGAATCATAATGCAGTGGTGGTGGGACCACTATGGGGACTGCAGTGGTCCTATTGGGAttcaggaagtgggcgggcagaAGCCTGCCCACTACTAAAGGCCCCCCgtcagcctaaggggaggatccacaggatCTGGAAACCAAGTGATTTCAGGGGAcagctaatgaaataacagggacaggagtgcattcaaagggtcaaacaaattAGCTGATGGGGACACCGACCAGAGATGGACAGTGCcaactgctcctcaaaggtgtcaagggagtcagtggacgccactcagaggaactctgcccggatgcgcgAATGGACGGAGGATCAGaaacaggccccacagtcacaggagactctgtcggccaacctcctctcccttgttttatagatggccattttagccagggccaggaggaggttgaccatgaagtcccgtgactttgtggggcaacagatagggagtgcataggttaggaggtgaggggaaaagtgcggCCAGAAACATAACAGGATATCTGTGAGGAGCCAgcataggggctgcagcctggcttaCTCCAGGTAaatgtgtgccagggtctccctcacgccGCAGAAGGGGCAGATATCTGGGACAGGGATAATCCacaccaagtacacgcctgtgctcatggccctgtgaaggagccgccaactgatattcCCAGCGGGTCTTGGGACTAAAGtgaaatataggctggcccactggggctcctcgccctccagaggtggcaggacgTCCCACCACTTTGTGTCGGGGCTGGACgtgagggtgaggaagtgaagggtgtggagcacgaaagtgtatagatgtttccttggcgcggtctggaaaTGAACAGTGGTGACAGGCATGGTCAGGAATGAGTCAATCAGGTTTATGAGAGCACCATTACAAAGACAGTGGTGGGATCATTGGCTCTGGTGATAACGGAGACTTATGGGGATGTTGCTGATTATAATAATTATTGTGAGAGGTGATGAAAATGATGCTGTGAGGAGAGTAAGGACATAGTGATCTGACAGTGAAGATAGTGCAGATAATAATTTGCATGTTACAGCAATTTTCTGCTGACCATCTCAGAACTCTTTACAAATAATTGTAAAATACCCTCTAGCACCTGATGAGGTTGGCACCATATTGAGCTTACTGAGGAGTAAACCAACTATCAGAGAGCTTATGTGACCTGACCAGTGTcacacagcagcagagctgggaacagaaccttgGGGTACTGATTCCAGACATAATTAGTAgataaactttattttaatgaGTAATTATAATGTGCAGGAGAAGGCTCATAGTGTATATTTCCCTCCTATTCCAGTGCATACTGGCATTATAGGAgtggttctcaaaaagaaaactcTCTCTTCCTGTAGATGATATCACTCTTCACAGCATCACGGCCCACCCCAACCTTTCCATTGCTGACAATAAGAAGAGTTTTACACATGAAGCCCAACCTCAGAAAGTTCCACCAAATCCAGAGAGGTTCGATTCAATTGTCTGTGTGTTGGGCTCTGAAGGATTCTCCTCTGGAGAGCACTACTGGGAGGTGGAGGTTGTGAGCAACACTGACTGGGACCTGGGGGTGGCCAGAACATCAatacagagaaaaggaaaactctccctgtcccctaaagAGGGATTCTGGGCTCTGGGTCTGAGTGGGAGAGATTATTGGGCAAAAACAGACCCATGGACCCGGGTCATGGTGCAGAAAAAGCCCAAGAAAATTGGAGTTTATCTTAGTTACCAAGACAGGCAGGTGACTTTTTTCAGTGTAACTGACATGTCTGTGTTGTTCACATATAATGATTGTTCATTCTCAGGAGAGGTTTATCCGTTCTTTAAAAATTCACACAAAGAAACAACAATGAGAATTTGTTCaattaaagagaaataaatataacATGGCACTGATGCtaattttatactggtgtaactgaaatcaaggTTTTCATGAATGTATTTTGATgtaaaaaagctgtttttttttaaaaaaaatgtgcattGTCATGCTGTCTTGATTACATGTTTTGCAATAAAACGTTTTCATTTCCTATTGGTTTTTTGCTTGCGACTTTTATCCAATACAATATTTGACTAGCACAGTGTTTCTGGGGAATTTGATGCAGAtgttaaaaagaagaaaacaccatCCATCCTCTCTCACACTTTCCTTATTGGCAGCTTCACCTCAGAGGCAAAATAAGAATCTCATTGCTAATTTCAGCATTTTCCTCTATAATAAAAGATAGATAACATGGCTAGCTCACTAATAACCGTATTTTGGGATGGTATTTTACTGTATTATGAAGTTCGCAGTGGCTGGAACAAAATTTAGATTGAAGATAGATTTCCAGTATAAACAGAATTTTTACACACCCACCTCCCCCATAAAGTTATCCAATCTTCCTGACACTTCCCAGCAAGATAGAATTCTTCTGAGAATTCACtcaaagtgaattaagctaaactgatTTAACTCTGTGGTCTGGTCTACACAACAGACTTATGTCTAAATATGCcgcacaggggtgtgaaaattccATACCCTGGAGCCATGTAGTTATAACAATTTTAACATCCctttgtagacagtgctatgtcaatggcagagcttctcccgctgacatagctaccacctgtCAGTGTTTTAAATATCGACCTACCCTTAATGAGAAGTGTCCATACAGGCCTTTAATGCAGTTTAGCTAATCCACTTTTAATTCACAtctttagggcatgtctacattttgAAACAGTGCATCTGCAGGTCTGTAGTGCTAcagtgtagaatcatagaatcatagaatcatagaatatcagggttggaagggaccccagaaggtcatctagtccaaccccctgctcaaagcaggaccaagtcccagtcaaatcatcccagctagggctttgtcaagcctgaccttaaaaacctctaaggaaggagattctaccacctccctaggtaacgcattccagtgtttcaccaccctcttagtgaaaaagtgaaaaagtttttcctaatatccaatctaaacctcccccattgcaacttgtaGACTCTACCTTGCTGacaggagaggttctcccattggcatagtagATAAtgcacctccccaagaggcggtagctaggatgagggaagaattcttccattgacatggCACTAGCTACACTGAGGGCAGTTAGGTCAGGATAACCAGGTCTcccagggggtgtggattttcacacccTTTGAGAGACACAGTTTTGCCAatgtaaattcccagtgtagacctgcccttagtgcCTTTTGTACAAACCTATTAGGTTTAATAGGGTTACACACATGAAAAAAGCTAGTCTAAGGCAGTGGGCTTGTTTCTTTTCGCAAGCAAGGTGCAAAGAAACTAACTTCTTAAAAGAGCCCAAACACAACTCAACAATGTAAAGGGCTCCAATAAGACTCCCTTCAAAACTAGGGAAAAGCCACCATCATGTCATGTTTTTCTACAGTACCACAGGCCAGATTCACCAGTACTGTTCGGTTGCTTTGCACCATTCTGTGATGATGAACAGCTATGAAGTCAGTTTAACTGGCGAGTTAATTATGGCTGCTTTGGGGCACTGGTGCAGTGTGAAGCAGCCAGAGTGTACTAGGAATTCTGGCCCAATTTAAAGCAGGACTAGGGACGTCTTcacttttccccattttttgATCACAGACTCCTGGCATTTTCTATGCATTTGCTCCCATTTGCTCCAGGGTTCTCCTCTTTATTCTAGCCTTAATCCCATCCACATAGGACTGGGTCCCAGTTTCACAGggtgtatttttttccctttgatggGCAGAGTTAGTGGCTGCAGCCTTGGACCTAATTATGATCTTCCTCATCCATAAACTCTTCATCACTTCACAAAAGATGTTGCAGAATTGCAGCGCCTGTCTCTGCTGGGTGGAATGCTCTGTCTCTGCTTTGTCATGTCTAACCTTTTGtcttaaatataaagggaagggtaaacacctttctgtatataggtctataaaatccctcctggccagaggcaaaatcctttcacctgtaaagagttaagaagctaaggtaacctcactaaCACCTgagccaaaatgaccaatgaggggacaagatattttcaaatctggagtagagggggaaggtttttgtctgtctgtgtgatacctttgccgggaccagatcaaggatgcaagcccttcaactcctgtaaagtaagtaatctacctagaaaatgttagttttttctttgttttggcttgtaaattcgctgtgctggagagaatgtgcattcctgtttttctgtctttttgtaacttaaggttttacctagagggattctctatgttttgaatctgattatcctgtaaggtatttaccatcctgattttagaggtgattttttttatcttttctttaattaaaattcttcttttaagaacctgattgatttttcattgttcttaagatccaagggtttgggtttgtgttcacgtGTACCAATTGGTggggatattattatcaagccttccccaggaaagcgggtgtagggcttgggggaataggactccaagtggtcctttccctgttctttgtctaaaacacttggttgtggcagcactttacctaatccaagggcaaagactttgtgccttggggaaactTTTAACCTAAAAcctgatagaaataagcttagggggtctttcatgtgagtccccacatctgtaccctagagttcagagtggggaaggaaccctgacacctttGTTTGTACAGCGGAATAAAGATATCTGATTATTTCTACAAACAAATCAAGGTCAGTGTTGCATTAACTCCTCTGTCTCAATTTGTGCTGAAATGGATGTTTTTATTACTCACTTTCAGAGCATTATAATCATTCCCACAAACATGGTGTATGCATCCATTGGCTGATCAGTATGATCTGAAAATGAACGTTGCATGCCCACAAATACTCAAGCAGTGCACCAAGAGCCGAGCTGACTGGAAAATGGATTTACATCCCCTCAAAAATTGTGGGGTTTTGGCATTTGTGTCACAATGGGATGAATCTGAGacttatcaaaatgtttcatgaaaaatgagACAGACACATTCCAGAATAGCCAATACCCTCTTGGTGGGGTTTGAGAGTTTTGGGCCTGGGTGTCCTATGTTCCAGGCAAGTGCCATAACAAGATGGTCATTCTTGGGTGCACACACCCTGAAAATtttttccagtgattttttttccagattcagCCCTTTCCCATAAAAAGTTTTGATTTGGGGTTAATCAGAATTttcttaggaaaaaaatattttgtcataaAATTCCTGACCAGGAGTGAATGAATTCTCTCTCAGGTCCTGGGATATTCTTAATGGAGTTtggcccattcatttcatttttgaaatttaatttttttaaatcgtgCAACTGATCCTTCTACTGTGAAAAATAGTTCTCAagagaaaaataagataaaatgttATGAACATCTTTCCCCACTTATTTTGAACTTATTAATTGTTTAGTCATTTTAAAGTCACTTTTTTCTATGTTTAGAAATTAGGTGAATTAGATTCCTAATTAGACACCAGCGATCTGCTAACAAAATGCTGATTAGTCTATTACACTTTACCTGCTTCTTCTGCAGAATGAATTATAACaatcagtttgaattcatttccCTATAAAAGCTGTGGGTCAGTATGTCCCGGCTGCTGTGGTAAAGCAAAGCAGCCAGAAAcccttcattttaattttgtttttcctgatTTAGACCCATGGAAGTCAGAGCAGACTCAGACCCATAATTTTTAGAGTGATAACCCCAAATCCTGAGCTGGGGGCAAGGAGTGATGTGTGTGACTCAGGAAGGGGACTTGACAAGGGGGTGTTAAGCCACctatgtgaccccccccccatcctggggtcatcTCAATGCAATTTAGAGCAGTGTGGGGGCTGCTGTAAGTTGCGATGGCTGCTATTAGCTCAAAGAGGCCATATCAATAATTGGGGATTGCCAGAGCATAAGACAGCCGTAGTGTCTCCCCTTCTCTGATCATGGCCCCTGCATGTGAGGTCTAACCTGACTGTTACTCCATCTACAGAAATGGGCCTTCAGCTTTGGCATGTTCCCCTGTAGCCCTAGGGATAACACATTATGTGTGCTGCCTAACTGCACAGACTAGAACCCTGTCAGGGGTTTGCAGTGGCAGCAACACTGATTTTCAGTCACAAGAGGAAATATTGTGCCTATATAAGACTGTCTACATTTTCTGATGTGTGTAGAGTACGTACACTACacagccacccccccccagcatggatgtaaatagtagtgtagacattagGCTCTGCTTAGATGAGTAGAATAAAGACAGACCCTTAGGCTATATACAttacatggctctctacatgccAAAGCACTGCATCACACaactaccctgctatttttagagtaTAGTGTCCCCTTGTCACAGGGAACGGCTCTGGCTATGTGGAAAGTTTCTGtcaggggaagcagcaggaaaaggctccaTGAGTCCCCTCTGTCGGAGCCTTTCACTGtcgtgtgtagctacacacaacAATGTGGACTGTAGCCTAATCTATATATTATGTACTAATTATATTGCATACTTAAGAATTCtgagttatcactttgagggttgacagctTCTTTTCCCTAGATCacgcccagtattattaaaattgctATATAGCTGTGAACCccaatgtgcacagttgcaacacacACGCTGTAGGACCTTCTATATTTACAATAATttgttaatacatttagcaaagtcaaaAACATTCTAACTCAGTAGGGTGGATCAAGATAATACATAATGTACATCTGAGCacccatatactcacaccatccttTGCAGAACAACCCGGAATATTAGTTGTTATCTCTCTCATCACTACCACTTCCTCATCATCACCTGTGGCCATCATCCTGGCATCTACTAGgggctacatctctctcttctcccccacacatGCTGAGCTACAGCATTTCTAATATATTACACTGATGTCACTATGTGTAATACATAATCAGTAGAGGTCTCTTCCctcttttttatttgtatttcctcacgccactaatgttggggtgcccttctcctataggttagtatataaATGATCCTTATTATCATACACGTCAGTTCattgccatggcactcttgtggtCATATATCTGCAGATGTTAGCTCATGTCTGTGACGGGTTGAATCACAGAGACCCCCCCTTGGGAGTGCCACCTGATTGGccaagactacctctgagcctgttttccctgccagcttgacttcagtaccctgtcttatTGAGTCAGACACACTAGTCTGCTACAAAcatagacccaggtctgaaccatatCCCACACAAGCttcagacttaactgaaaacagcttaagaagtgctcctgtctctagcacccagatacccagttcccaatggggtccaaaccccaaataaatccgttttactctgtataaagcttatacagggtaaactcataaatagtcctccctctataacactgataggtatgcacagctgtttgctcccccaggaattattTACATACTCTGggataattaataattaaaagtaaaaagtgattttattaaatataaaaagtaggatttaagtggttccaagtaataagagacaaaacaaagtaagttaccaagcaaaataaaataaaacacgcaagtctaagcctaatacattaagaaactgattacagataaaatctcaccctcaaagatgttccaataagcttctttcacagactacagagtagcagtcgtgttagtctgtccttttcttttcacagactagactcctttcaagtctgggcccaatcctttccactggtacagtccttgttccagctcaggtggtaactaggggatttctcatgactgcagcccctttgttctgttccacccccttaaatagctttggcacaaggtgggaatattttgtctctctgggtccgcACTCCTCCTTGtaaatggaaaagccccaggtttaagatggattccagtaccaggtgacatggtcacatgtcctgtgagatccCAAGCCTTCACTCTTCctagcctgactcacaggaaggcttgcaagtaaacagagccatctacagtcaattgtcctgattaatgggagccatcaagactccaaaccaccattaatggcccacactttgcataattacaataggacctcagtgttatatttcatatttctagttttagatacaagaatgatacatttatagaaataggatgaccatactcagtagattataagctttgtaataataccttacaagagaccttttgcatgaagcatattccagttatattatattcacactcattaacatattttcataaaatcatatggagtgcaacgtcacatcAATTTGTTGCCATGGCGCTCTTGTGGTCATATATCTGCAGCTGTTAGCTCATGTCATTGTGGACAAAATTCCCCATCACACTCTattcccagttccccaaaactttAGTTTAGATAGTGTGATTCCTTCTGTGATCTCAATGTCTCAAACAGTATCTCCTTTCCACACATCCCTCCCTCTTATCAACTCCCCATTGGAGTGAATTGGTCAGAGCCCCAGTTGATGTAAATTGGCCCCattcccaccctctgtcccagtcCCATTGACTATCTACTGTTATGAAGAGTGACTATGAATTGCCACCATGACAAAGGTTTTTAGGACCCAGTGCTACCTGTGTTACACATTTGAGTAACTCTATTGGTATCCAAAGATCCGGTGAGTAATGTCAGCAGGATAGGGTCCTTCATGTTTTCGCTTCCACAAACTTCAAGAGAAATTTCATGGCTAAATCCATTTTCCTGTGGAATCTTTTGAAATGGTCTCCAGCCCTTTAACACACACCTGTTTTTCTCTTAGTATGAGGGCTCAGCTCAcattaacattatttatttattttactcattttttttcaaaatcccctATCTAAAAACTCTAACTGGCCAGGGCTGTATGTGTCCTTGCTCTTGCATATATTAATTGTCCTACTCTTGTTCTGGGCAGCTGTGATGCATGTTGCtaagatatttaatattttgtttctctctttacTATATTCTTCTTTGTCTTTTCCTGCTTTGATatttatctgtttgtttatttcagagaGAGTTAACGAGTCTCTTGTTActgattaaattaatatttttattcctCCCTCCAGTTAACATCACTCTGGATTCTGATTGTAAATAACCCAAACTCTCATTCAAGGATAAATATAGAATCATGACTACCATAGAAAAGAAACCCTTGTGGACTGGTGCCTGGTGTGAGTCAcagttgatcatagaatcatagaatcatagaatatcagggttggaagggaccccagaaggtcatctagtccaaccccctgctcaaagcaggaccaagtcccagttaaatcatcccagccagggctttgtcaagcctgaccttaaaaacctctaaggaaggagattctaccacctccctaggtaacgcattccagtgtttcaccaccctcttagtgaaaaagtttttcctaatatccaatctaaacctcccccattgcaacttgagaccattactcctcgttctgtcatctgctaccattgagaacagtctagagccatcctctttgaaaccccctttcaggtagttgaaagcagctatcaaatcccccctcattcttctcttctgcagactaaacaatcccagctccctcagcctctcctcataagtcatgtgctctagacccctaatcattttcgttgcccttcgttgtactctttccaatttatccacatccttcctgtagtgtggggcccaaaactggacacagtactccagatgaggcctcaccagtgtcgaatagaggggaacgatcacgtccctcgatctgctcgctatgcccctacttatacatcccaaaatgccattggccttcttggcaacaagggcacactgctgactcatatccagcttctcgtccactgtcacccctaggtccttttccgcagaactgctgccgagccattcggtccctagtctgtagcggtgcattggattcttccatcctaagtgcaggaccctgcacttatccttattgaacctcattagatttcttttggcccaatcctccaatttgtctaggtccttctgtatcctatccctcccctccagcgtatctaccactcctcccagtttagtatcatccgcaaatttgctgagagtgcaatccacaccatcctccagatcatttatgaagatattgaacaaaacgggccccaggaccgacccctggggcactccacttgacaccggctgccaactagacatggagccattgatcactacccgttgagcccgacaatctagccagctttctacccaccttatagtgcattcatccagcccatacttccttaacttgctgacaagaatgctgtgggagaccgtgtcaaaagctttgctaaagtcaagaaacaatacatccactgctttcccttcatccacagaaccagtaatctcatcataaaaggcgattagattagtcaggcatgaccttcccttggtgaatccatgctgactgttcctgatcactttcctctcctctaagtgcttcaggattgattctttgaggacctgctccatgatttttccagggactgaggtgaggctgaccggcctgtagttcccaggatcctccttcttcccttttttaaagatgggcactacattagcctttttccagtcatccgggacttctcccgttcgccacgagttttcaaagataatggccaagggctctgcaatcacagccgccaattccttcagcactctcggatgcaattcgtccggccccatggacttgtgcacgtccagcttttctaaatagtccctaaatAGTGATCTAAATAGTGATCTAAATCTAAATAGTGATCATACCACATTCAGGAAAGACTGATAAAAAACAGGACAGACACACTgcaaactggtggttattttaACATTAGAATTCACCCAGTCAGTAACAAAACAAACTTCTGTATAACCACACTGGTCAACAAAAAGCTAAAAACAGAATCCTCTTCGGCAATCCAGCCCTTATCACCACCCAGATATCTGGTTtttatgataaaaagaaaaggaggacttgtggcaccttagagattaacaaatttatttgagcataagctttcgtgagctacagctcacttcatcggatgcattcagtggaaaatacagtggggagatttatatacacacacagagaacatgaaacaatgggttttatcatacacactgtaaggagagtgatcacttaagatgagctattaccagcaggagcggggcgggagggaggaagaaaacctttagtggtgataatcaaggtgggccatgtccagcacttgacaagaatgtctgaggaacagtgggggttcctcatgtggacacagttggcaacgaggTTTGTTGCAAggtccctgggttagtggttctgttgtgtggtgtgtggttgctggtgagtatttgattcaggttggggggctgtctgtaaggactggcctgtctcccaagatctgtgagagtgatggctcgtccttcaggataggttgtagatccttgatgatgcgttggagaagttttagttgggggctgaaggtgatggctagtgatgttctgttattttctttgttgggcctgtcctgtagaaggtgacttctgggtgctcttctggctctgtcaatctgtttcttattacaactacaatacccacctgctgaagtgaagaaacagattgacagaaccagaagactccaatgagagactgctgaattggaattaatttgcaaactggatacaattaacttaggcttgaatagagactgggagtggatgggtcattacacaaagtaaaaccatttccccatgttattccccacccgttcctcagacattcttgtcaacttctggaaatggcttCCTGGGCTCTCAGTCCATCAGTCAAGAGTTTaataggaatcatagaatatcagggttggaaggga is a window encoding:
- the LOC122457269 gene encoding butyrophilin subfamily 1 member A1-like, whose protein sequence is MLKCVPFFFFFFFAAQFKEERGEMKKELEWRRARNNSDDITLHSITAHPNLSIADNKKSFTHEAQPQKVPPNPERFDSIVCVLGSEGFSSGEHYWEVEVVSNTDWDLGVARTSIQRKGKLSLSPKEGFWALGLSGRDYWAKTDPWTRVMVQKKPKKIGVYLSYQDRQVTFFSVTDMSVLFTYNDCSFSGEVYPFFKNSHKETTMRICSIKEK